The following proteins are encoded in a genomic region of Oncorhynchus kisutch isolate 150728-3 linkage group LG6, Okis_V2, whole genome shotgun sequence:
- the LOC109892888 gene encoding creatine kinase M-type-like, whose amino-acid sequence MPFGNTHNNFKLNFKVEEEYPDLTKHNNHMAKVLTKDMYAKLRDKQTPSGFTLDDVIQTGVDNPGHPFIMTVGCVAGDEESYEVFKDLLDPIISDRHSGYKPTDKHKTDLNFENLKGGDDLDPNYVLSSRVRTGRSIKGYTLPPHNSRGERRAVERLSVEALDTLDGEFKGKYYPLNKMTDAEQEQLIADHFLFDKPVSPLLLGAGMARDWPDARGIWHNDAKSFLVWVNEEDHLRVISMEKGGNMKEVFRRFCVGLKRIEETFKKHNHGFMWNEHLGYVLTCPSNLGTGLRGGVHVKLPKLSTHAKFEEILGRLRLQKRGTGGVDTASVGGVFDISNADRLGSSEVDQVQMVVDGVKLMVEMEKKLEKGEAIDGMIPAQK is encoded by the exons ATGCCTTTCGGTAACACCCACAACAACTTCAAACTCAACTTTAAAGTTGAGGAGGAGTACCCTGACCTCACAAAGCACAACAACCACATGGCCAAGGTGCTGACCAAGGACATGTACGCCAAGCTGAGGGACAAGCAGACCCCCTCCGGCTTCACCCTGGATGACGTCATCCAGACCGGTGTAGACAACCCTG gtcACCCCTTCATCATGACCGTTGGCTGCGTGGCTGGTGATGAGGAGTCCTACGAGGTCTTCAAGGATCTGTTGGACCCCATCATCTCAGACCGTCATAGTGGTTACAAGCCCACAGACAAGCACAAGACCGACCTGAACTTCGAGAACCTGAAG GGAGGTGATGACCTGGACCCCAACTACGTCCTGTCCAGCCGTGTGCGTACCGGCCGCAGCATCAAGGGATACACCCTGCCCCCCCACAACAGCCGTGGCGAGCGCAGAGCAGTGGAGAGACTGTCTGTCGAGG CCCTGGACACCCTGGATGGTGAGTTCAAGGGAAAGTACTACCCCCTGAATAAGATGACCGATGCCGAGCAGGAGCAGCTGATCGCCGACCACTTCTTGTTTGATAAGCCCGTCTCCCCCCTGCTGCTGGGCGCTGGTATGGCCCGTGACTGGCCCGATGCAAGAGGAATCTG GCACAACGATGCCAAAAGCTTCTTGGTCTGGGTGAATGAGGAGGATCACCTGCGTGTCATCTCCATGGAGAAGGGTGGCAACATGAAGGAGGTCTTCAGACGCTTCTGCGTTGGTCTGAAAAGG ATTGAGGAGACTTTCAAAAAGCACAACCATGGCTTCATGTGGAACGAGCATCTCGGCTATGTGCTGACCTGCCCATCCAACCTGGGAACCGGCCTGCGTGGTGGAGTGCACGTCAAGCTGCCCAAGCTGAGCACACACGCCAAGTTCGAGGAGATCCTGGGCAGGCTGCGTCTGCAGAAGCGTGGCACAG GTGGCGTGGACACCGCCTCCGTGGGTGGAGTGTTCGACATCTCCAACGCTGACCGTCTGGGCTCCTCTGAGGTGGATCAGGTCCAGATGGTGGTCGATGGTGTCAAGCTCATGGTGGAGATGGAGAAGaagctggagaagggagaggccaTCGACGGCATGATCCCCGCCCAGAAGTAA